From a region of the Synchiropus splendidus isolate RoL2022-P1 chromosome 12, RoL_Sspl_1.0, whole genome shotgun sequence genome:
- the pnocb gene encoding prepronociceptin b, which yields MKIPLWCLLLLLACLFTPGRCDCQGECVTCGLLLQQQQLHQAFNTMVCLLECEGHVSSSLTWDICERVIKFPKGLALLKREGQNLETTSLHLNSELQSAAIELQKDLDEPEQRSIQYDSSLLESSEEGEGLPGSDLSLEVGVREPRQERDAIEEDEGSEAVTLSKRFGGFQRGRHGYRKLMGSSVRPLQKRYGGFIGVRKSARKWNSQKRVNQLLRQYLGMRSSRSGRFNPVTRVWRQNQL from the exons ATGAAGATCCCACTGTggtgcctgctgctgctgctggcatgTCTCTTCACTCCTGGACGCTGCGACTGCCAAGGCGAGTGCGTGACCTGCggtctgctcctgcagcagcagcagctacacCAAGCCTTCAACACCATG GTGTGTCTCCTGGAGTGTGAGGGCCACGTCTCGTCCTCGCTCACGTGGGACATATGTGAACGCGTCATCAAGTTCCCCAAAGGCCTCGCTCTGCTCAAGAGAGAGGGGCAGAATCTGGAGACGACCTCTCTCCATCTAAACTCGGAACTGCAGTCGGCGGCCATAGAGCTGCAGAAGGATCTGGACGAGCCGGAGCAGCGCAGCATCCAGTATGACTCATCGCTGCTGGAGTCTTCTGAGGAAGGGGAGGGTCTGCCGGGCTCAGATCTCAGCCTGGAGGTGGGAGTCAGGGAGCCGAGGCAGGAGAGGGATGCCATCGAGGAGGATGAGGGTTCGGAGGCGGTGACCCTATCGAAACGTTTCGGTGGCTTTCAGAGGGGGCGCCACGGATACAGGAAGCTGATGGGCTCCTCCGTCAGACCCCTACAAAAGCGCTACGGCGGCTTCATCGGCGTCAGGAAGTCAGCCCGCAAGTGGAACAGTCAGAAACGGGTGAACCAGCTGCTGAGGCAGTACCTGGGCATGAGGAGCAGCCGCAGCGGCAGGTTCAACCCCGTCACCAGAGTCTGGAGGCAAAACCAGCTGTGA